A window of the Carassius carassius chromosome 36, fCarCar2.1, whole genome shotgun sequence genome harbors these coding sequences:
- the LOC132116929 gene encoding myomegalin-like isoform X5 yields MRDPCRVCGVCVQGGQCRWLFSACGRLRLAVILSHVLGLELQRDGHSEFLCGKCVFLLERIVQCDVAIGQLQETHAAQLQRMQNERDGLKAQITNKYRQHNQHKIGGNVPLKQEVQTGTSLNTSKQLQCIRQAQPVQPKQQQTRIASVQDTLGRSQGLVSVNSDGEGQQEKFKGRLRRCVSLEPLTKTDRSQRSKLHSSSHKNLKNTGVPVTRPRSLSRDYLDVVNKKSALISRSTSLQSVALEQYEHALISASPLRQTRPLRGSTPKTVETTSLVCDILQLLKSVQGVRPVPRCNSSKIPVLKYPSSIHGNTHSGVSWKLKLERSLREMEEDFNDEYIPVKQEMFVERQNELSRLEQKTRQLTEELNTAKSSSQTLKHTLEETERENKALTDELQEREIELTAEKKNSLKRDKTIQGLSLVLKEKEKEIEGLSGDLEEKDQALAKAREALHKAKLQKYQGAEDQQSLLLEQQAELSRLQAEAHSSLLEAQRLQRVLGSRDSELCLLQQAKLELEQELEQLQQQKKKGDKTINDLQNQLKKLNGALADRENTLEQQRLEQREQNRAAEQKLQNTIERLTASLNHKDQQLQDYMNMVKDLEKNRTQEEGDPMVDKLRARLKEKEKALEKALDEKFAAVEEKENEIHLLQLSLREKERDVERLNNLLSHNEETINSFDALIKERDLELQQLLNSLKNLQRCKDETEQNLQRALREKDAIIQHLQQALDNKTRDMEEMAGRVLNQSESQGRDLAEQMSQRLKVTEAMLSEAVKDRERLVTENQVAVQNLLATISSKDQLLKESAEHHVQALNNRAGEMQDLRKELADTQLQLRNAQRLNATATQDGHLETAELRAMLAEKDALINKLLDRGQEKDRILLEMKTSQALPQVLELRQTIEVLQKKLEEREAELSRQNSEDTLDITTVSKKSALILKKELIEKTEALNAALKRENQLKISLAELQSAVSDLEMRLEGRTANIESLTSTLNTKEEIISELHQRLSQRGDSRLPLTRDQASQPGESECSISSLPQRERTIIGGDRQQQEVASLSDQLTEQTELNRALRAEQHLYSDLIRAVKDRDSVERLQALQLELTAVSLLRQQLESGVQVNTELRDQLQKEIQRAKQREGSNPSELESLQDALEEAQRWNASLQARLGQIQNRGGGVGQANDTMDTLSWIGDQTSYMSICVGEGPEEELQHLTIEQLRKKVLELQAVNAELQNKMLMMEKDIVGKDPVDYQKEPDLINLSTPIKQTQIQQKPTSEDDVTLMHPIMKERCDEANHSPEDVSESNHPSQTQRQQSGVQLASRFFRDESEKAEFRSLLSDCGVESVSQLREQVAKLRLEASELRGLLKEENATESKESAESSGESDSHGDLHQTVKVLRSEARSHRKIIRLLKEQLQRNSVSDARSQLDLKMMDSNMEQLQTDHEDLQRQTSTLEKENKSRERKEMEERYERRRQGQSTKSSMNQRQHLARHAAYVKSRLPVPVRSTKGSGQSSEDLSELNLVHVHHRNKDYLIGTEESDYSTDSKMSLRSAQHGHLELDHVKDASLRPTAETKRDTNMNENLESELMGQLDLLNQECQEKEELIFRLREQVQEWDELQAELQEKDKLNQEYLEALQAAESTIAYLTACSLDSECGIGQTGDVTLQQHCADLQKAVEEKDQLNAQLLDCLNSAESTIALLQNVNTAKSQMDLGQEDPKALCERFEDLIGRIRISQQSDGRSKVSHIPEVDPTLGPNSELQRQVDSLQESVLQQCKITAELQEKLWTSEAAVKKLSAAVSAKHNSAPSALEGNCTPGPEGKVLSLQEQQLMDCLSECIRAAEGAVKSLADICSKPNQSHKEILSSPELMKWLERLQRALLERESLEDPVCAERLQHKTSTPIQNPESSKPERQQNVQDPVTSHQNLHKNLLILLQIYTERAQKMSKLEEAVSEHGQSGGGGDATGNETLERNAQIESLQKALKEKQRACRKLEEKLAIAQSVISVHNSNKDKQSDPRKAPPSERDDKGVQVEAQDLGYETSGRSETEVEGSSTDVDGVLRLVPALSPVLTGNQDRFSPDTTASSPSYPSSPGLSSPRTSDPHTDPTLHIQQLRSQIEGQHKVIQNLQRQLRKKSLSSELLSVTSDHTVGEEEEETKMLKAQISQLSTELEKERTLNRSSQAGSPSRIESLVQSQARELCELREQIRVSRGLGVEQRKQLLELRQALEELLQPNNMHSAQGTQLREHLDHSLSLLEKLEQVSTGGSGMDNEEVAESEMKLRLSAELQEKDRLIHSLQHQLRMQVPRMHQHSDSEMSDRLSSDGTTSFHDSPPAVRRRTPNRPHTGVKATNGDAFSDSRLVSVEGGVDDDGEGSVRMLQRENSRLQEQLRSSEELNATLCSELDLTRSVLKHKPQSQTGDKQAEQQNTSASKTISSDLLAEHLQEIRALRLRLEETIRTNERLREQLERKLQEAEKDSATNIFITGSEDQTHISSELHFLLTQNHTLKEQLNQGARDKQKENDRLRETLARRTAKLELSRKECETLKQEKAQLQDNLYRLQCENSHQRQQLCDTQQLLQSVRVELQVHEQMKNSTHTHTGEGRGFGSESGSAADLSELLAEIRQLRVQLERSIQINSTLRQRLEQQLLTRSDPRSTININYLLPTTDEAGKSDVLRSHRDTSSAAHDSASSVDSGSHAPSRLVPGHRLWADRHGRHVLGLIEDYNALRKQITEAKRLTADLDTQIHDCGRAVEQLKSVSGSVNTMQQVLEEAARLLKLLWRVSLPSGDATHTRQEELLKSEISRLKTRLSQQERMLSGAVKRLRSSNQLKEGMERVIIDQLSLTHGVLKRARGNLEDVPLNGQ; encoded by the exons ATGCGTGACCCATGCCGTGTATGTGGCGTGTGTGTGCAGGGCGGTCAGTGTCGCTGGTTATTCAGCGCATGTGGCCGTCTGAGGTTGGCAGTCATCCTTTCGCACGTGTTGGGCTTGGAGTTGCAACGAGACGGCCACAGCGAGTTTCTCTGCGGAAAATGCGTGTTTTTACTCGAGCGCATTGTGCAATGCGACGTCGCCATTGGACAGCTGCAGGAAACGCATGCCGCTCAGCTGCAACGGATGCAGAACGAAAGAGATGGACTGAAAGCGCAaatcacaaacaaatacagacaaCATAACCAACACAAAATAGGTGGAAACGTACCTCTTAAACAGGAAGTTCAGACTGGAACAAGCTTAAATACTTCAAAGCAGCTGCAATGCATTCGACAAGCTCAACCTGTTCAACCAAAGCAGCAACAAACACGGATTGCCAGTGTCCAAGACACACTAGGAAGAAGTCAAGGGCTTGTTTCTGTGAATTCAGATGGTGAAGGCCAACAGGAGAAGTTTAAAGGTCGATTGAGGAGGTGTGTGAGTCTTGAGCCGCTTACTAAAACAGATCGTTCTCAACGTTCAAAATTACATTCTTCTtcacataaaaatttaaaaaacactgGCGTGCCGGTAACCCGACCTCGTTCTCTTAGTCGGGACTATTTGGACGTCGTAAATAAGAAGAGCGCTTTGATTTCACGGTCAACTTCCCTCCAATCAGTGGCGCTGGAGCAGTATGAGCACGCCCTCATCAGTGCATCACCCCTCAGACAGACACGCCCACTGAGAGGCTCCACCCCCAAAACCGTAGAAACGACCTCGCTGGTGTGTGATATACTGCAGCTCTTGAAGAGTGTGCAAGGAGTGCGGCCTGTCCCACGATGCAACAGTAGCAAGATTCCAGTATTAAAATATCCGAGTTCTATACATGGAAACACCCACAGCGGTGTGTCTTGGAAATTGAAGCTGGAGAGAAGTCTGAGAGAGATGGAGGAGGATTTTAATGATGAATACATACCTGTTAAACAGGAG atGTTTGTTGAAAGGCAGAATGAACTGAGCAGATTGGAGCAGAAAACCAGGCAGCTGACAGAAGAACTGAACACGGCAAAAAGCAGCAGCcagactctcaaacacacactagAAGAAACTGAGAGAGAAAATAAG GCTCTTACTGATGAGCTGCAGGAGAGAGAGATCGAACTGACTGCAGAGAAGAAGAACTCTCTGAAACGAGACAAAACCATCCAGGGTCTGAGTCTGGTTCtcaaagagaaggagaaagag ATCGAGGGTCTATCTGGTGATCTTGAAGAGAAAGATCAGGCTCTGGCTAAGGCTCGAGAGGCCCTTCATAAAGCCAAACTACAGAAGTATCAG GGGGCTGAAGACCAGCAGTCTTTACTCCTGGAGCAGCAGGCTGAATTATCGCGGCTCCAGGCGGAGGCTCACTCCTCGCTGCTGGAAGCCCAGAGGCTGCAGCGTGTGCTGGGCAGCAGAGATTCAGAGCTGTGCCTTCTTCAGCAGGCCAAACTAGAACTGGAACAAGAGCTGGAGCAACTGCAGCAGCAGAAGAAGAAGGGAGACAAGACCATTAAT GATCTTCAAAACCAGTTGAAGAAGCTAAACGGAGCTCTTGCTGACAGAGAGAACACTCTAGAACAACAGCGTCTAGAACAGCGAGAGCAAAACCGTGCAGCTGAACAAAAACTGCAGAACACCATAGAACGACTCACAGCTAGCCTGAATCATAAGGACCAGCAGcttcag GACTATATGAACATGGTTAAAGATCTGGAGAAGAACAGAACTCAAGAGGAAGGTGATCCCATGGTGGATAAACTGAGAGCACGACtgaaggagaaagagaaagcacTTGAG AAAGCCTTGGATGAGAAGTTTGCAGCCGTGgaggagaaagaaaatgagatcCATTTGCTGCAGCTGAgcttgagagagaaagaaagagacgtGGAGCGTCTCAACAACCTGCTCTCACACAACGAGGAGACTATCAAt AGTTTTGATGCTCTCATAAAGGAAAGAGATCTCGAGCTGCAGCAGCTGTTGAACTCGCTGAAGAATCTTCAGAGGTGTAAAGACGAGACTGAGCAGAACCTTCAGAGAGCTCTGAGAGAGAAAGACGCAATTATACAGCACTTACAGCAAGCACTGGACAACAAAACGAGAGACATGGAG GAGATGGCTGGTAGGGTTCTGAACCAATCAGAGTCCCAGGGTCGTGACCTCGCAGAGCAGATGAGTCAGAGGTTAAAGGTCACAGAGGCGATGCTGTCAGAGGCAGTGAAGGACAGAGAGAGGCTAGTGACTGAGAACCAAGTCGCTGTACAAAACCTGCTGGCCACAATCAGCAGCAAAGACCAGCTTCTGAAG GAGAGTGCGGAGCATCACGTACAGGCTCTGAATAATCGTGCAGGAGAAATGCAGGATCTTCGTAAGGAGTTGGCAGACACACAGCTGCAGCTCAGAAACGCACAGAGACTGAACGCTACAGCAACACAGGACGGTCATCTAGAGACCGCTGAACTCCGTGCAATGTTGGCGGAAAAGGATGCCCTCATTAAT AAACTGTTAGACCGTGGACAGGAGAAAGATCGCATCCTTTTGGAAATGAAGACGAGTCAAGCTCTTCCTCAGGTGCTGGAGCTCAGACAGACCATTGAGGTGCTGCAGAAGAAACTTGAGGAAAGAgaag ctgaaCTAAGCAGGCAAAACAGTGAGGACACTCTGGATATAACAACAGTCAGTAAGAAATCTGCGCTGATTTTGAAGAAAGAGCTCATAGAGAAAACAGAAGCTCTGAACGCCGCTCTGAAGAGAGAAAACCAGCTCAAG atTTCTCTTGCAGAGCTTCAGTCTGCGGTCTCAGACCTAGAGATGCGATTAGAGGGAAGGACAGCCAATATCGAGTCCCTGACATCAACACTCAACACTAAAGAAGAAATCATTTCT GAGCTGCACCAGCGTTTGTCTCAAAGAGGGGACAGTCGACTTCCTCTGACCCGGGATCAAGCGTCCCAGCCGGGTGAAAGTGAATGCAGCATTTCCTCTCTCCCTCAGAGAGAAAGAACCATCATTGGTGGAGATCGCCAACAACAG GAGGTTGCATCTCTATCTGATCAGCTGACTGAGCAGACAGAGTTAAACCGAGCTCTGAGAGCTGAGCAACATCTCTATTCTGACCTCATCAGAGCCGTCAAAGATCGTGACAG tgttGAGAGGCTGCAGGCACTGCAGCTGGAGCTCACAGCTGTATCACTCCTCAGACAGCAGCTGGAAAGTGGAGTCCAGGTGAACACAGAGCTGAGAGATCAGCTACAGAAAGAGATCCAGAGAGCCAAACAGAGAGAAG GTTCAAACCCTTCAGAGTTAGAGAGCCTGCAGGATGCACTAGAGGAAGCCCAACGCTGGAACGCCTCTCTGCAAGCCAGACTGGGACAGATCCAGAACCGGGGAGGAGGGGTTGGACAAGCCAATGATACTA TGGACACACTGAGTTGGATTGGAGATCAGACGTCCTATATGAGTATATGTGTTGGCGAAGGGCCAGAGGAGGAGCTCCAGCACTTGACCATTGAACAGCTCAGAAAAAAA GTTTTAGAGCTTCAGGCAGTCAATGCTGAACTGCAGAATAAGATGCTTATGATGGAGAAAGACATTGTGGGAAAAGATCCAGTAGACTATCAGAAAGAACCAGACCTAATCAACCTCTCAACTCCAATCAAG CAAACACAGATACAGCAGAAACCGACTTCTGAAGATGATGTGACACTTATGCATCCAATCATGAAG GAGAGATGTGATGAGGCAAATCATTCTCCAGAGGATGTTAGTGAGAGTAATCATCCATCACAAACTCAAAGACAGCAAAGTGGAGTACAACTCGCATCTAGATTCTTTAGGGATGAATCAGAAAAAGCAGAATTCCGATCCCTTCTCTCAGATTGCGGAGTGGAGTCAGTCTCTCAACTCCG GGAGCAAGTGGCCAAACTCCGCTTGGAAGCGTCTGAACTCCGTGGACTATTGAAGGAAGAAAACGCCACTGAGTCCAAAGAAAGCGCAGAGAGTTCTGGAGAAAGCGACAGCCATGGAGACTTGCACCAAACCGTGAAGGTGCTCCGCTCAGAAGCCAGAAGTCACAGAAAGATAATTCGACTGCTAAAAGAGCAGCTGCAGCGAAACTCTGTCTCTGATGCTAGAAGTCAACTTGACCTTAAGATGATGGACAGCAATATGGAACAACTGCAGACAGACCATGAAGATCTGCAGAGACAAACCAGCACACTGGAGAAAGAGAACAAATCAAGAGAAAGGAAAGAAATGGAGGAGAGATATGAGAGAAGAAGGCAGGGCCAAAGCACCAAATCCAGCATGAATCAGAGGCAGCACTTGGCCAGACATGCA GCATATGTAAAATCTCGGTTACCAGTACCTGTGAGATCCACTAAAGGTTCTGGGCAGAGTTCAGAAGATCTGAGTGAGCTGAATTTAGTTCACGTTCACCACAGAAACAAAGACTACCTGATTGGGACGGAAGAGTCTGATTACAGCACGGACAGCAAGATGTCTTTGAGATCAGCTCAGCACGGACACCTCGAATTAGACCACGTTAAAGATGCTAGCCTGAGACCAACTGCAGAAACGAAACGAGACACTAACATGAACgagaatctggaatctgagcTAATGGGGCAATTAGATTTGTTGAATCAAGAATGCCAAGAGAAGGAGGAGCTAATCTTCCGCCTGAGGGAACAGGTCCAGGAATGGGACGAGCTACAGGCAGAGCTACAGGAGAAGGACAAGCTCAACCAAGAGTACCTGGAAGCCCTACAAGCGGCAGAGTCTACTATTGCATACCTCACTGCATGCAGCTTGGACTCGGAGTGTGGAATCGGTCAAACAGGAGATGTAACCTTGCAGCAACATTGTGCAGATCTTCAGAAGGCTGTTGAGGAGAAAGACCAATTGAATGCTCAACTCTTGGACTGCTTGAACTCTGCAGAATCCACTATTGCATTGCTCCAAAATGTTAACACTGCAAAGAGCCAAATGGATCTTGGACAAGAAGACCCAAAAGCACTTTGTGAGAGGTTTGAGGACTTGATTGGACGGATCAGAATTTCTCAGCAAAGCGATGGAAGGTCAAAAGTCTCTCACATCCCAGAGGTTGATCCAACACTAGGACCTAATTCTGAGTTACAGCGGCAGGTGGACTCACTGCAGGAGTCAGTGTTGCAGCAGTGCAAGATTACTGCAGAGCTGCAGGAGAAGCTCTGGACTTCAGAAGCAGCTGTTAAAAAGTTAAGTGCAGCTGTCAGCGCCAAGCACAACAGCGCACCCTCTGCTCTGGAAGGGAATTGCACTCCTGGACCAGAAGGAAAGGTCTTGTCATTGCAAGAACAACAGTTGATGGACTGTCTGTCTGAATGCATAAGAGCTGCTGAAGGCGCAGTCAAGTCTCTTGCAGACATTTGCTCCAAACCAAACCAGTCTCACAAGGAGATCTTGTCCAGTCCAGAGTTAATGAAATGGCTGGAGAGGCTGCAGCGTGCTCTGCTGGAGAGAGAGTCTCTGGAGGACCCAGTCTGCGCTGAGAGGCTCCAACACAAGACAAGCACGCCCATTCAGAACCCTGAGAGTTCTAAACCAGAACGGCAACAGAATGTTCAGGATCCTGTGACCTCACACCAAAATCTTCATAAGAACCTCTTGATACTTCTTCAGATTTATACCGAGCGTGCTCAGAAAATGAGCAAACTTGAGGAAGCTGTTAGTGAGCATGGCCAAAGTGGAGGAGGTGGAGATGCAACTGGAAATGAAACTCTGGAGAGGAACGCCCAGATCGAAAGTTTGCAGAAGGCCCTGAAGGAAAAGCAGAGGGCATGTCGAAAATTAGAGGAGAAACTGGCAATCGCTCAGTCTGTCATCTCTGTGCATAACTCAAATAAGGATAAACAGTCTGATCCACGCAAAG CACCCCCTAGTGAACGGGATGATAAAGGGGTGCAAGTGGAGGCACAGGACCTCGGGTATGAAACGAGTGGAAGGAGTGAGACGGAGGTGGAGGGCAGTAGCACAG ATGTGGACGGTGTTTTGCGGTTGGTTCCCGCTCTGTCTCCTGTCCTCACGGGCAACCAGGACCGATTTTCACCTGACACTACTGCATCCAGCCCCTCGTACCCCAGCTCTCCTGGCTTGAGCTCCCCTCGAACCTCTGACCCTCACACAGACCCTACCCTGCACATCCAGCAGCTCAGGTCACAGATCGAAGGACAACACAAAGTCATCCAGAACCTCCAGAGGCAGTTGCGTAAGAAGTCTTTGTCATCTGAGCTCCTGAGTGTGACCTCTGACCACACAGTAggtgaagaggaagaggaaacaaAGATGCTGAAGGCTCAAATCTCCCAGCTGAGCACTGAGCTAGAAAAAGAGAGGACCCTGAACAGAAGCAGCCAAGCAGGCTCTCCCTCCAG GATTGAGTCTCTGGTCCAGTCTCAGGCCCGGGAGTTGTGTGAGCTGCGGGAACAGATCCGTGTGTCTCGTGGTTTGGGTGTGGAACAACGTAAACAGCTGCTGGAGCTCAGACAAGCTCTAGAGGAGTTACTTCAGCCTAATAACATGCACTCCGCTCAGGGAACCCAGCTCAGAGAGCATCTGGATCACAGCCTGAGTCTGCTGGAGAAACTGGAGCAGG TTTCTACAGGAGGGTCTGGTATGGATAATGAAGAAGTTGCGGAGTCAGAGATGAAGCTCAG actctCTGCAGAACTACAGGAGAAAGACCGGCTCATTCATTCTCTGCAGCATCAACTGCGAATGCAAGTTCCCAGAATGCACCAGCACTCCGACTCCGAGATGAGTGACAGGCTGTCCAGCGATGGCACCACCTCCTTCCACGACAGCCCTCCTGCTGTCCGCAGGCGGACCCCCAACAGACCTCACACAG GGGTGAAGGCAACCAATGGCGATGCATTTTCAGATTCACGGCTGGTTTCTGTCGAAGGGGGCGTGGATGATGATGGAGAGGGGAGTGTCCGAATGCTACAGAGGGAGAATAGCCGTCTGCAGGAGCAGCTGAGAAGCAGCGAGGAACTAAACGCTACACTTTGCAGTGAGCTGGACCTTACTCGATCTGTCCTGAAGCACAAACCACAGAGCCAGACCGGAGACAAGCAGGCGGAGCAGCAGAACACGTCAGCGAGCAAGACCATCAGCTCAG aTCTGTTAGCTGAGCACCTGCAGGAGATCCGAGCGTTGCGTCTGCGTCTTGAAGAGACGATTAGAACCAACGAGAGACTCCGAGAACAGTTAGAAAGAAAGTTACAGGAAGCTGAAAAAGACTCAG CCACCAACATCTTCATCACTGGTTCTGAGGATCAGACTCACATCAGCAGTGAACTTCACTTCCTCCTCACCCAAAACCACACACTCAAAGAGCAGCTCAACCAAGGAGCTCGAG ATAAACAGAAGGAGAACGACCGCCTGAGGGAGACTTTGGCTCGACGAACTGCTAAACTAGAGCTGAGCAGAAAAGAGTGTGAAACACTGAAACAGGAGAAAGCACAACTACAGGACAACCTGTACAG gttgcAGTGTGAGAACAGTCATCAAAGGCAGCAGTTGTGTGATACCCAGCAGCTCTTGCAGTCTGTGCGTGTGGAGCTGCAGGTGCATGAGCAGATGAAGAactccacacacactcacacgg gtgagGGCCGTGGCTTTGGATCTGAGAGCGGTTCAGCGGCGGATCTGAGCGAGCTGTTGGCTGAGATCAGACAGCTGCGTGTTCAGCTGGAGAGAAGCATCCAGATCAACAGCACACTGAGACAGAGACTAGAACAACAGCTGCTGACCCGCAGCGACCCCAGATCAACCAT